A single region of the Polyodon spathula isolate WHYD16114869_AA chromosome 12, ASM1765450v1, whole genome shotgun sequence genome encodes:
- the tgfbi gene encoding transforming growth factor-beta-induced protein ig-h3: MRHLALLTFTLALYVVLTTAKSPYQQVLQHSRIRGRQHGPNVCALQQLHGTNKKYFTNCKQWYHRKICGKPTVITYECCPGYEKVQGEKGCPAALPLSNIYNTLGVVGATTTKMYSERAELQPEIEGPGSFTIFAPSNEAWSALPTEILDALVSNVNIELLNALHYHMVNRRLTSDDLKHGMVVPSMYQDLNLLIHHYPNGIVTVNCARLMKADQHATNGVVHVIDRVITAITNTIQQSIEGNDLLETLSTAVAAAGLEQVLDNEGEYTFFAPTNEAFEKINSETLNRILGDPVALKDLLNYHILKTVQCSESIVAGTPMETLQGTSLEVGCDGSELTLNGKAIITSKDHLGTNGVIHYINELLIPDSAKTLAELAEGSTVSTALNLFSQAGLSSHMTGSETITVLAPTNDAFKDTTLRVTPEVKNLLRNHIVKEQLSSKHLYHGQVLETLGGKKLRVFVYRNAVCIENTCVAAHDKKGRYGSLFHMEKVLTPPVGTVMDVLKGDNRFSTLVGAVQRAGLTEMLNQQGTYTVFAPTNEAFSAMPRGELNKLMGNSRQLADLLKYHIGEEILVSGGVGSYTRLKSLQGDKLELNMRNYTVNVNRVPVAEADMMATNGVVFAVNSIIQPVARTAGDEAAESTVRQAMRAPIQIIRPGELVRRYYSSREVRRTQ; encoded by the exons ATGAGGCATTTGGCATTGTTAACTTTCACGCTTGCTCTTTATGTGGTATTAACCACTGCAAAGTCTCCGTACCAACAAGTGCTCCAGCACAGTCGGATCAGAGGAAGACAGCATGG CCCCAATGTGTGCGCCCTGCAGCAGCTCCATGGCACCAATAAGAAATACTTCACAAACTGCAAGCAGTGGTATCACCGGAAGATCTGTGGCAAGCCCAC GGTGATCACCTATGAATGCTGTCCAGGGTATGAAAAGGTCCAAGGGGAGAAAGGCTGCCCTGCAG CGCTTCCCCTTTCCAATATTTACAACACCCTGGGAGTAGTAGGAGCCACCACCACCAAGATGTACTCGGAAAGAGCTGAACTGCAGCCCGAAATCGAGGGGCCCGGGAGCTTCACCATCTTTGCCCCGAGCAACGAAGCCTGGTCCGCCCTGCccact GAAATCCTGGATGCCCTTGTCAGCAATGTGAACATTGAGCTGCTTAACGCACTTCATTACCACATGGTGAACAGACGCCTGACCAGTGATGACCTGAAACACGGAATGGTCGTGCCTTCCATGTACCAGGACTTGAACCTGCTCATTCACCACTATCCCAATGGG ATTGTGACAGTGAACTGTGCGCGTCTCATGAAGGCCGACCAACACGCTACCAATGGAGTCGTTCACGTCATTGACCGGGTCATCACAGCCATCACCAACACCATCCAGCAATCCATCGAGGGTAATGACCTGCTGGAGACACTGAGC ACCGCTGTGGCCGCAGCTGGTCTGGAACAGGTTCTGGACAATGAGGGAGAATACACCTTCTTTGCTCCGACCAATGAGGCCTTTGAGAAGATCAATTCAGAAACCCTCAACAGGATCCTGGGAGACCCCGTTGCTCTGAAAG ACTTGCTGAACTACCATATTCTGAAGACAGTCCAGTGTTCAGAATCCATCGTGGCAGGCACACCCATGGAGACCCTGCAAGGCACTTCCCTGGAGGTGGGCTGCGATGGATCTGAGTTGACCCTCAACGGAAAAGCCATCATCACCAGCAAGGATCATCTGGGAACCAATGGTGTCATCCACTACATCAATGAGCTCCTCATCCCAGATTCAG CTAAGACCCTCGCTGAGCTGGCAGAAGGCTCCACAGTGAGCACAGCCCTGAATCTCTTCAGTCAAGCTGGCCTGAGCTCCCACATGACTGGCAGCGAGACTATCACCGTGCTGGCACCCACTAACGATGCTTTCAAAG ATACCACATTAAGAGTTACTCCTGAAGTGAAGAATCTCCTCAGGAACCATATTGTGAAGGAGCAGCTGTCCTCCAAGCACTTGTACCATGGACAGGTCCTGGAGACTCTGGGAGGGAAGAAGCTTAGAGTCTTTGTTTACCGCAAT GCTGTGTGCATTGAGAACACCTGTGTTGCAGCCCACGACAAAAAAGGGCGCTATGGCAGCCTGTTTCACATGGAAAAGGTCCTCACCCCACCCGTTGGTACTGTCATGGACGTTCTGAAGGGAGACAATCGCTTCAG CACGCTGGTTGGTGCTGTCCAGAGAGCAGGCCTCACTGAGATGCTAAATCAGCAGGGTACTTACACAGTCTTTGCTCCCACCAATGAAGCCTTCAGTGCCATGCCTCGGGGGGAGCTGAACAAGCTCATGG GTAACTCGCGGCAGCTGGCTGACCTCTTGAAGTACCACATTGGGGAGGAGATCCTGGTCAGTGGGGGAGTGGGATCTTACACCAGGCTAAAATCTCTCCAGGGTGACAAGCTTGAACTGAACATG aggAATTACACTGTGAATGTTAACAGGGTCCCCGTGGCTGAAGCAGACATGATGGCTACCAATGGAGTGGTGTTTGCTGTCAACTCAATCATACAGCCTGTTG CCAGGACTGCAGGAGACGAGGCTGCAGAAAGTACCGTCAGGCAAGCCATGAGG GCTCCAATCCAAATAATCAGACCag GTGAATTAGTTCGTAGATATTACTCTAGCAGAGAAGTCAGACGCACCCAGTAA